A window from Amblyomma americanum isolate KBUSLIRL-KWMA chromosome 7, ASM5285725v1, whole genome shotgun sequence encodes these proteins:
- the LOC144099291 gene encoding astacin-like metalloprotease toxin 1: MIPRTSALLPLILGLACAQYEETIEHLTSVQSEVNQEEREKTQMFREMLNEMPLLDDGQVRMFQGDMLMTERDLLDMYALQPSRTITWPGGIVPYKISESSVNEADLIRRGIAHWMNNSCLTFRELQKNDTTTDFILFIRGTGCWSRFGHVGSLQPISIGDGCETLGTVVHEIGHAIGFLHEQSRADRGRYVVVNYPNILQGLRSQFDTDQNKRQYGARYDYTSVMHYSPTAFAASPEAKTLSPLNPLLAPLIRRQNGLTFRDRRKANFLYQCDAACTTKPECANEGFVDHTCKCVCPPNTEGERCERLRRSYYTRPKCGGRVIRERTIASPGYPRSQRPQDGVCVWWIQAPANRKVQLTFRAFDLYGRVRRFCIYDRFELRLQSLYMGQTYCSDELKPGNVVTSAGRDVIIEYRPYASFKRGFAAEVKFVPA, translated from the exons ATGATACCGAGAACGTCAGCTCTTTTACCGTTGATTCTTGGGTTGGCTTGTGCGCAGTATGAAGAG ACAATTGAGCATCTCACCTCAGTGCAGTCGGAAGTAAATCAGGAGGAAAGGGAGAAGACACAAATG TTCCGAGAGATGCTTAACGAGATGCCATTGCTAGACGACGGCCAGGTGAGGATGTTCCAGGGAGACATGCTGATGACCGAGCGCGACCTGCTGGATATGTACGCTCTGCAACCTTCTCGGACCATCACCTGGCCCGGGGGCATCGTACCATACAAGATCAGCGAGAGCT CTGTCAACGAGGCAGACTTGATTCGGCGGGGCATCGCACACTGGATGAACAACTCCTGCCTCACGTTCCGCGAGCTTCAGAAGAACGACACCACCACGGACTTCATACTCTTCATCAGGGGCACAGG GTGCTGGTCTCGCTTTGGCCATGTCGGTTCCCTTCAGCCGATCTCTATCGGGGATGGCTGTGAAACG CTAGGCACTGTGGTGCACGAGATCGGGCACGCCATCGGCTTCCTGCACGAGCAGTCGCGTGCCGACCGCGGCCGCTACGTGGTGGTCAACTACCCGAACATCCTGCAAGGCCTGCGCAGCCAGTTCGACACGGACCAGAACAAGCGGCAGTACGGCGCCCGGTACGACTACACATCCGTGATGCACTACTCGCCGACG GCATTCGCAGCGTCGCCGGAAGCGAAGACACTCAGCCCGCTGAACCCGCTGCTGGCGCCGCTTATACGCCGACAGAATGGGCTCACGTTCCGCGACCGGCGCAAGGCAAACTTCCTCTACCAGTGCGACG CTGCGTGCACCACCAAGCCCGAGTGTGCCAACGAAGGGTTCGTGGACCACACCTGCAAGTGTGTCTGCCCGCCCAACACTGAGGGCGAGCGATGCGAGAGGCTGCGTCGATCGTACTACA CTCGGCCCAAGTGCGGCGGCCGAGTGATCCGTGAGAGGACGATCGCATCTCCCGGCTACCCGAGGAGTCAGAGGCCGCAGGACGGCGTATGTGTCTGGTGGATACAG GCTCCGGCCAACAGGAAAGTACAGCTCACATTCCGAGCCTTCGACCTCTACGGCCGGGTTCGCAGGTTCTGCATCTACGACCGATTCGAACTCAGACTGCAGTCGCTGTATATGGGACAGAC GTACTGCAGTGATGAATTGAAACCTGGAAACGTGGTCACTTCCgcgggtcgtgacgtcatcatcgAGTACCGGCCGTACGCCAGCTTCAAGCGTGGTTTCGCCGCTGAAGTAAAATTTGTTCCAGCTTAG
- the LOC144099290 gene encoding uncharacterized protein LOC144099290 isoform X2 has product MDSSLDKPQVNRLVISAMRILSIDSKDTAAIDSCWAKGNKDINTMRVCFTDSTGISVDGVCNKEGIEKYLDSRMGHLHGMFRDFAADLLGCSCYKKMEELVQCTSKSVFRMLNKACKMVPETE; this is encoded by the exons ATGGATAGCAGTTTAGACAAGCCACAAGTCAATCGACTCGTCATCTCAGCGATGAGAATACTATCCATCGACTCCAAG GACACTGCGGCGATTGACTCCTGCTGGGCCAAAGGAAATAAGGATATAAACACG ATGCGAGTGTGCTTCACCGATTCAACTGGCATA TCTGTGGACGGCGTATGCAACAAAGAGGGAATCGAAAAGTACCTCGACAGCCGCATGGGGCACCTGCACGGCATGTTCCGGGACTTCGCCGCCGACTTACTCGGATGCAGCTGCTACAAGAAG ATGGAGGAGTTGGTCCAGTGCACGAGCAAGTCCGTCTTCAGG ATGCTGAACAAGGCCTGCAAGATGGTGCCCGAGACTGAATAA